In Gossypium hirsutum isolate 1008001.06 chromosome A10, Gossypium_hirsutum_v2.1, whole genome shotgun sequence, the DNA window tctttatgtACAAAATTTACGGGAAAAAAATGCATGAATCTAGCGACCCTTTCATTATACATTATTATTTCTGAGACAAATTTTAACTACAGTGCACGATAGGTTTGCCTCATTGTTCTTTCCAAATACGGCCAGCCACTTTCAGCTTCAGTTCCTGTCTATCACCACCTGAGAAGTAGAGTGCCAGGTTCCGTTGAATGATAAGTCCATCTTGACTATCTCGAACTTTCCGGTGACTATCACGGATGCTTCTAGGCACCCCTTGCCACATAAACTTCCTGCCGCTGCCCCCAACTTCCAGACTATAACTAAATTGTCTTGCCTCGTCTTCGTCACCCATGAACCGCAGAAAGGCCATGTAAACTGGTGCCATTCCTATGTGAAATGCCTCAAAGTGCAAGCAAAACTGTCGTCCGAAACAATTGAAAACCTGTACCAAATTGGACATTAATTGATCGGTAAATAACATACCACTCATTTCGAAAACATAAAAGCATTCTAGCATTTTCGAGTATTgaagaattcattcaattaacaGCAGAACATAATAAGGAATGCAATCAATAAAGTTGGTTAGAATTCCAATGCAATCAATAAAGTTGGTTAGAATTCCAGTCCTAAACATTTATCACTGTGTAATCAGTTTACAAATGCAATTTGGATCGGACAAGAGACCTATTTGAGATGATGTAGGAAAGTTTGTGATCTGGTTGCAAGTTTGTGTAATGTAACAGAGAGGACGAGAAAGCTTACAGTTAACATCCACGTGGCATTTTCCACTTCGTGGGGATTGGATTTGACGTATCGGTGGTTGAAAGTGCACCCGTCATGCATGTCTACCCTGTGATCATTCTTGAGATGCATGACAAGAAATGGAATATCACCAGTGACAGAGCATTCAGCTCCGGCATATGGGCAACTATACGGGCGATACCTGCAGTTTTTTTCGTGCTTGAGCTTGCTGTAGTATGGAAAAATATCATGACAACCCAGAATCTGGTAACTGCAAGGAAGTTCCAGCGACTCGGCTACCTTCTCTAGAGCCAAACACCTTATATTTCCGAGTTCATTGCGACAAGTCGGGCAACAGTTGTGAACTCTAGTCTTGCAAGTTGAACATACAGTGTGGCCATTGGGACACTAACATAGAAGATAAGAAAAGTTGTCAGCCTGTCACTAGCAGATTGTTGAAGTAAAAAGTTCATGTTATGATTTTGATGCATTAATGCAACCAAAGAGATGGAAATGTAATACTGCTAAACACGCCTTCATTCTTGCATACTAAGTATTAAGGCACTGTCTATATATCTCTAtcaacagcccaattttcaggcCTATATTGCTCAGACTCAAGTGCAAGTGTTCGATATGAGTATGTATCCAGCACAGGTATGTTCAACTTTTTTAAAGTTTTTGCATATATTTTGAGGGTCTTGGAGGGTTACATCCTTGTACTCACATTCAAATATGCATTGAGCACAGGTGTCAGGAAGAGTCGGAACAACATAGCATTAAGCATCCAAATAGTTCAGTAAAGAAATAGCATAATCACAGTATCCGCAACAAATCAGTAGTTAAAATATTAGCATTTTATCAATTACTTCAATTGATGTGAGATGATAACCTGTCTCAAGCTTTGTAGTTTACAAATATATGTGATGTCAATTTCTTCAATCTTGATTGATTTACTAATGTTATAGTTCGTTTCGCTTTGCATAAAATACGATATCAAATATGAATGCATACCAATTCTGACTctgaaaaaaaataattcttaaagAGAATACATCTTGAAATACTTTAGCTTTAGGTGAATCTACCTGGTAAATTGGAGGATACATCAAATTTACGCAAACGGGACACTCCAGTAGTTCGTGGACATCGTTCATTGATGTCGATCCCAGATTTCCACTTAAAGCAGTTGCTGTTTTTCTTAAAGGGGAACCTCT includes these proteins:
- the LOC107896439 gene encoding E3 ubiquitin-protein ligase SINAT2, encoding MAPGGGSCKEVIESRVTFSDYDMATSSADLRGSPLRKTATALSGNLGSTSMNDVHELLECPVCVNLMYPPIYQCPNGHTVCSTCKTRVHNCCPTCRNELGNIRCLALEKVAESLELPCSYQILGCHDIFPYYSKLKHEKNCRYRPYSCPYAGAECSVTGDIPFLVMHLKNDHRVDMHDGCTFNHRYVKSNPHEVENATWMLTVFNCFGRQFCLHFEAFHIGMAPVYMAFLRFMGDEDEARQFSYSLEVGGSGRKFMWQGVPRSIRDSHRKVRDSQDGLIIQRNLALYFSGGDRQELKLKVAGRIWKEQ